The Maridesulfovibrio salexigens DSM 2638 region GCAGGCAGGAGTAGTCGGGGTTCTGAAGGGATATATTGAGCATCTGAAAGGCTCAAAATTTAAATTCAACGGAGAATACCTAAACAGAAAAGGACCTATCAACTCCGGTCCGATTAAGCTCAGCACAAACTTTGATCTTGATTCCGGGCTGCTACGCCTGAATTCCTTTAATCTCACAATTAATAATTTAAAAACTGATCTGCCTCAGCTTGGATTAAGTAATCCCGACCTAAGCATCACCGGAAAAGGAATTCTCGATCCTGTTTCAGTGGCAGCGGACTTCAAAGATTTACAGATAAAAGCCGGAAATCTGCCGGACCTAACAGGCAGATTGACCTACACCCCGGCTAGAGATGGAAGTTGCCTCCTGGAAATAAGTAATCCCCTGCCACTGCTGGAACAAATCGTAGAAATAAATTTCCCGGACTTTGAAAAATGGGACAAGGAAGGAAATTTTTCACTCAAAATTGCGCTGCGTAAAATCAACAGTGCCCCCGAAGCGAGTTTAAAACTTGATTTCAGTGAAATCTCCGCCGCATCAGCTGACGGACTGGCACTTGTAGACAGCGTAGTAGGAAACATCGAAGCCACCAGTCTGCTTAACAATCCCCAGCCAACGCTGAATATAACTTTTCAATCCGGCGAAGCCCTTTACGATACCTTTTATGTAAACATCACAAAACATCCGCTAAATGCTGAGATTAAATCCACCCTGCCTGATAAATTCGGCAAGATTAAACTTAAGACTCACATAGACTGGAAAGGCATGGGAAACATCAAAGCGGATGCGCAGCTTAAAGATATCTTTCATAGCCCTGCGTTTTCCGGCAATGTAGAATACAAAACGGATGAACTATCTGCACCGTTCAAAGCCTTTGCAATTGATCCCTTCTCCTTGGAGGGATTAAGCGGCAACGGCAAATTTGCATTACGCTGCGCCTTCAACGGCACAAAGCCTAAAACACATCTACGCGGGGAAATGGATTTTGAAAACTGTACGGTCAGCAAAGATGAAACTGTTTTCAAAGGTATTAATGCAGACCTGCCCTTTGTACTTTCCCTTAATGAAAAACTACTTCCCCAAGCGGATGACACCCTGCCCTATTCCCCGGCAGGTATTATCAGCTTTGATGAAATCAAGTCCGGACAACTTGAGATAAAAGATTTTGCTTTTCCTATCAGCGTATCCTCGAATTCCATTGAATTCGGAACAGTACCGACCATCAATTTGGAAGGAGGCACCCTCAATCTTTCCGACTTGAAGATACGTCATCCCTTTAATGATGACTTTGCGCTCAATGGTAAAATCGTTACCAATGACATCAATTTACTGCCCCTCTCCCCGCAATCACTGCCAATCGATGGACAGCTAAGCGGAGACTTGAAATTTTGGTTACTCAAAGATCATCTTTCCACCAGCGGTAAACTTTACGGCAATGTCTATGGCGGTGAGATGACCATTGATGAGATTTTTGCAGAGAATCCTTTTGAGGATTCACGGCAGTACGGGGCAGACTTCAACGTAAAGCATCTCGATCTTGAACCGCTCAGTAAGGCGCTTGATATCGGACGAATCACAGGTCGTATGGACCTGGATCTAAACGAACTGGTCATCGCTTACGAGCAACCTGCATCATTCCACCTTGTGGCCCGTACAACTCCCGGTTCCGGCAAGTCCGGTGATATCAGCCTCAAAGCGGTAAACACCCTGTCGGTTATCGGAACCGGTTCCGGGCTTACCGGAGCAGGGGTGGGAGTTTTCTCGCAATTTTTTAAAGAATTCGGCTATGCCGGACTGGGCCTCGAGTGCACCCTTAACGATGATATATTCAAGATTCGAGGCTTGATCAGAGATGATGGAATCGAGTACATTATTAAAAGACCGCCCTTGTTCGGCATCAACGTAATCAACAGCAACCCCGAAAACCTGATCAGCTTTTCCGACATGCTCAAAAGACTGAAACGGGTCATCGGCAACTAAAAGCACAGGAGTTTACCATGCTCAAAAAAACCGCACAGGTTTTAACCTTTATCAGCCTTCTTTCCTTTGTCGCCTGTGTGACAGTGAACATATATTTCCCTGCAGCCAAGGTTGAACGGGCCGCAGAAGATATTGTGGAAGATGTTTACGGAACTAATCCCAAGCAGGACAATAAAGACGACCAGTCCGCACTGGAAAGCTTCCTTGCCCTGCTCACACCGCAAGCTGCTCACGCTCAGGTAAGCAAAGCTGAGATCGACAAGAAATCCAACGCCGCTATCCGTGGACTGAAGCAGTCCATTGCCGCCGACCACAAAAAACTGGTTCCCTATTACAACTCCGGTAACATCGGCATCACCAAAGACGGCTACCTGAAAATAATCAGCAAGGATGGACTGAACATCAAGCAGACCGCAGACCTGCGCCGCATTGTTTCGCAGGATAACGATACCCGCGACCAGCTATACTCCGAAGTAGCCGCATCCATGAATATTCCTGGCAGTGAGCTCGCAAAAGTCAAAGCCATCTTTGCACAGGAATGGCAGGAACGTGCTCCATCCGGATGGTTTATCCAGAACGCAAACGGTAAATGGATGCGGAAATAATTTCTGTCATGCCCTTTGATAACAGTTACGCACGGCTGGACAAAAAATTCTACCAGCGCATAAATCCCACCCCGGTTAAGCATCCCCGGATCATTCTTGTGAACAGGGAGCTTGCCGGGGAAATGGAATTCCCGTTGCCGGAAACTGATGCTGAACTGGCCGAACTGTTTTCCGGCAACAAACCGCCTCAGGGTTCGGAACCGCTGGCCCAAGTGTATGCCGGACATCAGTTCGGTAATTTCGTGCCCCAATTGGGAGATGGAAGAGCTGTCCTGCTTGGTGAATTCGTCAGCAGCAGCGGAAAACGCTACGACATCCAACTCAAAGGTGCCGGACAGACCATGTATTCCCGCAACGGTGACGGCCGGTCGCCCCTTGGTCCGGTAATCCGCGAATACATTGTAAGTGAAGCCATGTTCCGGCTGGGAATCCCCACCACCCGCGCCCTTGCCATGGTTTGCAGCGGAGAAGAAGTTTTCCGGGAACAAGCTCTTCCCGGAGCAGTCTTCACTCGTGTTGCATCCAGCCATATCAGAATCGGGACTTTCGAGTACTTTGCTTCCCGCAATGATTATGAGGGAGTAAAAACTCTGGCAGATTACGCCATTGACCGTCACTATCCACATCTTAAAGAGGCCGGAAATCCCTATGCTGCATTCCTAGGAAAGGTCTGCTCGGTTCAGGCGCGGCTGATAGCCAAATGGATGCGGATCGGATTTATCCACGGGGTCATGAATACTGACAACACCACCATTTCCGGCGAGACCATTGATTACGGTCCCTGCGCTTTCATGGATGGTTATGATCCGGCAACAGTTTTCAGTTCCATCGACCATTACGGAAGATATGCTTACGCCCGCCAACCTTCTATTGCCCAATGGAATCTTGCCGGACTTGCAGGATGTCTGCTGCCCCTCATTCATAAGGATACTGGACAGGCCAAATCCCGTGCGGAAGAAATTGTGCAGGGATTCGGACCGGAATTCAGGACACATTACTTTGCTGAGATGTGCAGCAAGATCGGTCTGAAACCGGAAGAACCAGTTCAAGAATTGCTGAATGATTTATTGCAGATCATGCACGAATCCAAGGCGGACTTTACCCTCAGCTTCAGGATGCTGGGCAAAGCTGTTTTGGGCAACGAAACGCCGCTACTGAAACTTTTTAACGAAAGAGATAAAATTAGGGAATGGCTTGAAAAGTGGGACGAAGAACGGGAACGGCAAAACATAAAGAAGGAAGATGCGGTCCGCACTATGGACCGCAACAATCCGGCATTCATCCCCCGCAACCACCGCGTTGAGCAGGCCATCAGTGCTGCTGTTGAAAATGATGATTTCGAACCGACCAAAAAACTGATCAAAATTCTGCATCATCCATATGATGACCAACCGGAATACGATGAGTACATGCAGCCTCCGGAACCGACAGAACGTGTTTACCAGACATTCTGCGGAACTTAAGCAAAACCAGACCGGAGTATATATGAAACGTTTCATACATTTAATCTTTTGCGCAGCCTTATTGTTTATGGGGCTATCTGCCGTTTTTCCCACACTCTCAAATGCCGATGACTTTGAAGACGGGTTTGCAGCCTACCAGCAGGGAGATTACGAACTTGCAAGCCGTCTTTTTTTAAAAGCGGCGGAACAGGACCACGCTAAGGCTATGTATAATCTGGGTATAATGTTCAGCAGCGGCTCCGGTATGCAACGGGACTTTTCTAAAGCGGCAATGTGGTTCAGAAAAGCAGCAGATCAAGGTTCGGTAGGTGCACAGTACAATCTGGCAATGATGTACGCTAACGGCATCGGTGTTAAGCAGGATCATGCCCAAGCCGCACAACTGTATCTACCAATTGCCGAGCAAGGCTTAGCTGAAGCGCAGAACAACCTGGCAGCAATGTATGAAAACGGACTGGGAGTAACTCAGAATTTAGAAACGGCCCTGTCCTGGTATCGCAAAGCAGCAGAACAGGGACTGCCAATAGCCCAATATAATCTGGGCATAATGTATGCCCACGGCATGGGCATAGATCAGGATTTTAATCAGGCTGTGCATTGGTACCGCAAGGCTGCGGAGCAAGACAATGTCATGGCTCAAAACAACCTTGGGTCTATGTATAATAACGGCAAAGGAGTTGAACAGGACTACTCCATAGCAGCCTATTGGTACCGCCGGGCAGCAGAACAGGGTTTTGCAGGAGCACAGCTTAATCTAGGCAGGCTTTACGAAAACGGTCTGGGGCTGGCGCAGGATTACGCTCAGGCTTCCCAATGGTATACGAAAGCTGCGGAACAAGGACTGCCAAAAGCCCAGCATGATCTGGCCATTATGTACGCAGAGGGCTTGGGAGTTCCGCAAAACTACTCGCATGCGGTATTATGGTACTTAACGGCAGCAGAACAAGGCTATGCGCTATCCCAATACAATCTTGGCCTTATGTTCGACAGCGGACTGGGAGTAAAGCAGGACCGCACCAGAGCTGCCCAATGGTATTTAAAGGCTGCAAAGCAGGGAGTGCCCGAAGCCCAGTACAATATTGCAGCAATGTATGAAAGCGGACAGGATATTACGCAAGACTACATTCAGGCATACATGTGGTTCAGCCTGTCAGCTGAACGAGGAATTAAACAGGCAGTAAAAAGCCGGGATAGACTCAAAAGCAGGATGACTCAGTCTGAAATACAAAAAGCATCGAAACTTGCCGAAGACTGGCAACCATCACACAGTCAATGACCAATTAAAAAATTTAGAAACGAAAAAAGCCCTCAAACCATAAGGTTTGAGGGCTTTTTGATTTACCAAAAACAAAAACTAGAAATTAACTTTAACCTGCTCGGAATCTCCGTCACGGGCGGTGATTTCACCGATCTTCCATGAGTTGAGCTTCATT contains the following coding sequences:
- a CDS encoding SEL1-like repeat protein, with amino-acid sequence MKRFIHLIFCAALLFMGLSAVFPTLSNADDFEDGFAAYQQGDYELASRLFLKAAEQDHAKAMYNLGIMFSSGSGMQRDFSKAAMWFRKAADQGSVGAQYNLAMMYANGIGVKQDHAQAAQLYLPIAEQGLAEAQNNLAAMYENGLGVTQNLETALSWYRKAAEQGLPIAQYNLGIMYAHGMGIDQDFNQAVHWYRKAAEQDNVMAQNNLGSMYNNGKGVEQDYSIAAYWYRRAAEQGFAGAQLNLGRLYENGLGLAQDYAQASQWYTKAAEQGLPKAQHDLAIMYAEGLGVPQNYSHAVLWYLTAAEQGYALSQYNLGLMFDSGLGVKQDRTRAAQWYLKAAKQGVPEAQYNIAAMYESGQDITQDYIQAYMWFSLSAERGIKQAVKSRDRLKSRMTQSEIQKASKLAEDWQPSHSQ
- a CDS encoding DUF1318 domain-containing protein, producing MLKKTAQVLTFISLLSFVACVTVNIYFPAAKVERAAEDIVEDVYGTNPKQDNKDDQSALESFLALLTPQAAHAQVSKAEIDKKSNAAIRGLKQSIAADHKKLVPYYNSGNIGITKDGYLKIISKDGLNIKQTADLRRIVSQDNDTRDQLYSEVAASMNIPGSELAKVKAIFAQEWQERAPSGWFIQNANGKWMRK
- a CDS encoding protein adenylyltransferase SelO, with translation MDAEIISVMPFDNSYARLDKKFYQRINPTPVKHPRIILVNRELAGEMEFPLPETDAELAELFSGNKPPQGSEPLAQVYAGHQFGNFVPQLGDGRAVLLGEFVSSSGKRYDIQLKGAGQTMYSRNGDGRSPLGPVIREYIVSEAMFRLGIPTTRALAMVCSGEEVFREQALPGAVFTRVASSHIRIGTFEYFASRNDYEGVKTLADYAIDRHYPHLKEAGNPYAAFLGKVCSVQARLIAKWMRIGFIHGVMNTDNTTISGETIDYGPCAFMDGYDPATVFSSIDHYGRYAYARQPSIAQWNLAGLAGCLLPLIHKDTGQAKSRAEEIVQGFGPEFRTHYFAEMCSKIGLKPEEPVQELLNDLLQIMHESKADFTLSFRMLGKAVLGNETPLLKLFNERDKIREWLEKWDEERERQNIKKEDAVRTMDRNNPAFIPRNHRVEQAISAAVENDDFEPTKKLIKILHHPYDDQPEYDEYMQPPEPTERVYQTFCGT